The Rissa tridactyla isolate bRisTri1 chromosome 1, bRisTri1.patW.cur.20221130, whole genome shotgun sequence DNA segment ATTTAAAGTAGTTCAGTGTTTGAAATCAGATACGCAAACTAAAATGCTGCATAACACTTGAGTTCTTCTGTATATGCTCAGTTATAACAAGGGTCTGACATACAGGCTAATGTAGCAGAAACACTGttaattgcattaaaatacaACGTTTAACCTAAAATAACCAAACCAATACAGCACTAGtgaatgaaaggaaaggaatatgTCACAGGGAAGATTTGATAACATTTTTTAGGTCAGATAGTCTTTCAAGGTCGCTATATGCTCTGCTTTTGGTCTCTTCACACTAGTAACTTTGCTTACTTTATTCTAACTCCGTTTGCCTACAGATGACCCCAAGCCAGGTCCGCCTGCAAATCCTAGAGACACTGGTAAGACTAACCTAACAGGAATTTCTGAACAGTACAAAAGTATTTGTTAATCATTCCTATTCCCTTTCAAAGTTACTGTATTGTAGTCTGCTTTTGATATCTTaacccttttctgtttttttttttttttttttccgaatttCTCTTTTGTGTGTAGATAACCCCAAGCAAGGTCCACCTGCAAACCCTAGAGACAGTGGTAAGGCTTCTAGCATAAACTCTTCAATCTTGATGTGGTTTTACTATCTCAGTTAAACTTCTAATACTTACTCCTCGTTAGTTGGCTGCTATGTATGTCAGATGTTGCACTGGATAAACACTGAGGATTGAGGAAAAATTGTCTTGCAAATAAGCTTTGCAGCAGTCTTGAAATTCCATAACAGACCTGTTGAGTCGCTTTCACTTAAAAGCAGGAgtgtgtggggaggaggaaggatggatcAGAGTATGTGTGCTTGGGGTAATGCTGTTCTTGGCTGTCTGTGGTGGAGCACCTGTGTATTGGATTGATTCCTTTCATCTTTACAAACTGAATCCCTGTTAGTCGTGCTAAAAAGTCAGTAGGAACCACCCGTGAACGGTATTCTTAAGGCATCTAAATTGAAGGTAAAACTCAAAGttaaagggttatttttttcagtttttcttttaaaggccctagttaagaaataaaattcttttctttttgaaaggtaGGCTTAAAATACATGTCCTTCCCTGCCTGTTGTGCTATAGAGGTCTTCTCTGTCTTTGCCTAActcagagaaaacagatttagATGGATGCGGCTGTGATGATGCCATTATCCAGGAATGCGGTAGTAAGGAGTCCCTAACTGAAACACAAACCTTGGTTCTTGTTCCTTCTCCTGCCTAATTTGCGGCAGATACTTGAATTCTGAGGTCTTGCATGCCTCAGTACGGTGCTTTTGCCACCCAACTAAAACATCCTCTTATGCAGTGCTTTCAGTTTTGGTGCTTGAAACAGACTTGCTCTGCATAAACTAAAGATTGATTTGGCAGCAGAGGGAAAGGGGCCCCGTGAGGTAGGGTCCAGTGGAAATGGAGAGGGACTGGTTCAATGTCCTGCAGTAAATCAGAGGAGGGAATTATGTTTGGATCTTTCCATTGTCAGGCAAATATTGCAGCCACTGGACTATGACATGTtgaacatttgttttgtttttttttttcctcccctttagcTACTGTGTTGTAGAGGTTCAAAAGACTGGTTGTGACTCAGAAACCCAACTCTGAGGAAATATTCATGGCTGTAGCCTTGAAAAGAAAAGGTCCTTTCCTGTCCCCGTCCTTTCTGTGCATTAACAGGACAGTGAGATTCGGGCCGTTCCATTAACTAGCTTAGAGGGCTTCTTGCTTGCTTAGCCTATGACTTGTGCAGTACTGCCTGCTCTTGGACACTGCCTTCTCTCAGTTGTTCAGGAAGTCCAGAGGCAGCAGTGCTGCTGTCAAACTGTACAGTACCGACGTCAAGGGGCTTGAGGTTGGGAGGGCTTTTGAAACATGAATGTGTTGTGACTATGACGCTGAGCCTAAAACCACCACCAACTCAGCTGAACGATCTAGAGAAAACGTCCATGTCCTTATGTGCCTTGAGGTGTCTTTTCACTGAACTTAAAACATGTAAGataacattatttttacttttttataggCAACTTTGATGATTCAGATCTGTCTGATGGCAGTTTACCAAAGGGAGGTGGCGGTGGTAGTGGCAGCAATGGTAAGATAGTAGGTTGTGCTTCATATTGATCCTATGGGCTGCCTGAGCTTTTGATAAAAGCTTGCTCACAAGCTGGTTAACACAGTCTAACTTGTAACACCTTTGGTTCCGGTGTCTGAAACTTAAGAGCATACTTCAAAAGCAATGTGTTCTGtctctgccaaaaaaacccagataattGAGAGCTAAAACTGGTCTGGGAACCTTCAGTGATTTTTCGCTGTTATTCTAAGAAAGATGGGTTTTAAAACTGAGATGCGAATGTGGTACTTACTTTAAAATTCACCAcaagtatattttttaaagtcatcCAGGTGTTATTTTCAGATCTTCTGTGACATGCTCTCAGTTTCTTTTAGTTCTTGTGGTTAGGAAGTCCAAGGGTGGGCCAGAAGAGGGCCCGCCTTGCGTTCTCAAAGATTTCATCTGTCCCACAGGATGAATTGATCCTTAGACTTCCAAGTGATGTAGGTTATATGTAAACTGAGCagtataaaaacaaaatttgttttgaGTAATCTGCCATGTCTAATTGTTACGGCGCAGCTCAGTACAGGGGTGGTCATGGGGACCAAGCTGCAGTAATGGCCATCATTAGGATGGGGTTAGTTGTCCCTGTGTGCATTACTGCAACTTTACTATTTCCAGGTCAGTTAGGTTAAGTATCTTGATGTGATGTTGAGATGTGCTGCTGGTTACTGACTTCTTCAGAGAGTTGTCCCAGACGGAGATTACTGATGCTAATTTTTTGGGAATCTTTCACCTTCCAAGGTTCCTTTGGGGCAGTAACTTGAAACTTGGCAGGGGCAAGAAGCATCTGTTGCGACTTGTGCTGTATTTCCATCTGCAGAGGTTCCTGCTTCAGTGGTGCAAGTTGCATAGTGCCGAATAAGGATAGTATTTATGGAACTCCATCTCGTTTGCTAAAAGAATTGCAATAATATTTAGTAAATGAGGCTGGGATTTTAGGAAAAGATAATTGGTTCCATGGAAATACAATTGAATGCTACTCTGAAATCATATGCTGTTCCTCTCCACTGAGTATTCGGTGGTGGTGGGTGAGTTCATTAAACCAGATTTAGCAGGGGCGCTGTGCTCATTTTGTAGAAGTGCTGAGCACCCAAGGCTGAAGTTGGCATCACTATGAGCTGTGCTTGGAAAATACAAAGTTTGAGTGCCAGAGAGCTTAGCGCTGCATAGATATCATAGGTGGTTGTAATTTTGCATGATTAATTGACAAAAAGATTGTCAATTAGGATACGACTGttctttagaaatgtaaaatCTAAACCTTTCGTTCATTTTTACAGAACGAAAGGGCCCAAGTCCAAATAATGGTGAAACAGCTAACGGTAAAAAAATTATGGTGGTTTCTGCATGTCTGAAGcttgttttttggctttttctatATTGCTAGTATTCTGCTAGGATGGTCACTGCTGGTAGTGGGTTTCAGCTTAAAAACTTTCATGGAATCTAGAATTCTTACTTTCAAGCGCTGCATTCATAATTCTTTAAAATCTCTATGTTGCAAATGATTCAAAAGTGTTAAAGTCTCAAAGATACTGGTGTAGTGATTGCATGCGTACGACTTGGATTTGGCTGTGAAAGTGTACCTTTTTTTAATTGGTGGAACTTACAACATGCATGCTTAAGTTGTTTAACAATAGACGTTGCTAAGAAATCAATGGTTATAAAATTAGAggattaaatttttattattcacaAAGACAGAAAGAGTTGATTGCTACAGTTCCATGTAATAATTTCAGTTCATTGTTTTTTGGAAGCGTTCACAAAATTTACTTTGAGACAATACAAGTTTGAACATTGCTTTCAATTCTGAGAAATTTATACAAAcctcttttttcagtttctgaggGAGCAATAGCTGGAATCATAAGCGCTGTGTTTGCTACTGTAGTTGGAGCAGTATCTAGTTTCATTGCTTACCAGAAGAAGAAACTCTGTTTCAAACAAAGCGGTAagaattctaaattatttttgttttctactgtctAAAGAGATGTGGGTTTGTATTTATATGGGGGCTAGAAATTGATCTTACGCATAAGGTAGCTTTAATAGCACAGTGAATTTGTGTTCACAGAGGGTAACCTCTCTTACTAGTCATCTAAGACAGGGTGTCTGAAGAATGCCTTGCTCAAAATTTTTAGATTTTCACAAGCAGACAGACTTAAGGCTTTGCGGCTCTTAAAATACAAGCACTTCTTGCTAAAGAGTGGGAAGGAGAGACTGGAAGAAAACGTATCATTAAGGAAAACTGACTGGAGGTTGGGGATTAGAGACTCTTCTCATGATGGAAAATATGTTGTCATTTCTAATTTTGTAAATCTTGTCTTTGTGTTTTCACGAGGTGCTTGCCTACATATGAGCTTTCTGACAGCTACACAGATGTTCATCCCCAAATAattctttcttctgcagttttctgttgcTTGCTATCAACTTCCATTCCACCTAAATAAGATAGAACTTGAATCATAAAACTTGGGGAATACTGTGGGCAATAGGTGGGGCAGAAgctttgtttttgccttttcttgtctttctggcTGGTTGGTGAAGGGAGACGATAGAGCAGCAATCCAGCCAGGCACTGGCTGGATTGTATTTTGGGAAGTTTGGAAACTGGGTAACATCTACCATGCATATTAAAGTTAACATGCGGCAACACAAGGGAAACTGAACTACTGTCAGTAGCCCAgttttttcagtgctgtttctTCTCTCAAATTATCTCTATTAATTAACGGCTCTGAAGATAAGAGAATTTGAATGCTAAACGTCTTTGTTTCCCAGCAGATGAAGAGAATGTGAATATGGATAGCCATCGGGGAGCACAATCTGAGCCACCTGGTAAGAGAAGAATCTAGACGGAAGATCAACTTTTTGGTGGGGATCCTATTAAACGCACTTTGTTGACATCTAACATAGTGGAGAAAATTActtgcactgttttgttttgtttaatttttttttttaactaccatGACAACTAACTTAGAACAGAATTAAGATTTCAGTTGTGATAATATGGCCACTCTTCTCTaggttttttattctttgaaCAGATTGGTTTGTTGCCTTGAGTAGTCCTTGAAATGCAGGAGCTTACAGAAACTAAAGAACTGAATTTTCTCTGCAAAAGTGTTATTAAAGACAGTTATGAAAACACAAGCCTGCTCCTTTAGTGTGATACACAACTGCAATTAGCTGACAGGTGTTTTATTAGTTATGTTGTGTCTGATTGGAATCTCATACCTTTTGGGATTGTAAACCTATATAGAACTCTGCAAgaatgcatattaaaaaatgttCATAGTGTTTGGGCAGAGATGAAACTACGCTGGAAGCAAGGAGGACTGAACTTCCCAGCATATTCTTGTAACTAAAACATTCACTGTTGTGAACATAGAATGATTCTTGTATGAAAGAATCATCAAATAACAAATCTTTCTACCATGGTGACAGCTGCAGATGGATCTGTCTTAAAGCAACAAAAACCCTAACAACTTGACCTTCCAGGTATGGTTGTCGGGGGTACTTGGCTGATGGAACAGGTGATTAGTTCCAGGAAAGCCATAGATAGATCTGGAGGAAACAGCATAGGTGACAGTATAGCCCTTGTGACTGGTCAACAAAGGAAGAATCAGTACACCCTCATGCTGAGGTTTGTTGAGTGTCTTTGAAACACTGCATATTAAAATCTCAAAGCAGTATAAATTTGCAATATGTTCCTCTGTGAGCTTAATCTATAACCTGCAGAaatagttgtggttttttttgtaatttaacaaacaaaatattaTACCTTATTTATTTCAGGTATTTCATCAGTTTGCTAAAAGCTTCCATCTGGCTCATGATCTTCATtataaacatttttcctttaagctGTTAATTATGTAGAACTCTcaaggagaaaacattttcttatgaTTGGCTGTTGAAGTCAGGACTGGAGATAGGCAGGTATCCTCGTTTCAGCTATGCATTAGTGAGGCAAGCAGTATTGTTCAAAGACCTCTACCAAAGGGCAGTTAACGTGTGGGTTGGAGTCAGGATATGCTAAAATTTTGGCCAAGATTCAGCAGAACTCAGGCGTCAAATGCGTCAGGTgacatacttttattttaatcaaaaaagTCAAACCTGTGATgttatcgtagaatcatagaatgtgttgggttggaagggacctctaaacatcctctagtccaacccccctgcagtaagcaggggcatcttcaactagatcagattgctcagagcctcatcaagcctggccttgaatttctccagggatggggcctccaccacctctctgggcaacctgttcctgtgtctcaccaccctcactgtaaagaacttcttcctaatgtctaatctaaacctaccctgctctagtttaaaaccattgcccctcgtcctatcgctacatgcccttgcaaacagcctctccccagctttcctgtaggcccccttcaggtattggaaggctgctataaggtctccccagagccttctcttctccaggctgaacaaccccaactctctcagcctgtcctcataggagaggtgctccagccctttgatcatcttcgtggccttcctctggacccgct contains these protein-coding regions:
- the CD99 gene encoding CD99 antigen gives rise to the protein MRCWRLLPSVVLLAVLVPVRGDDNDFSLEDALETTEKPLPSRKPPPSDFDDFSLEHALHPDDPKPGPPANPRDTDNPKQGPPANPRDSGNFDDSDLSDGSLPKGGGGGSGSNERKGPSPNNGETANVSEGAIAGIISAVFATVVGAVSSFIAYQKKKLCFKQSADEENVNMDSHRGAQSEPPVQRTLLEN